The following coding sequences are from one Methanohalophilus halophilus window:
- a CDS encoding DHH family phosphoesterase, whose translation MKVDEEGFYNKLLDYHNILYLCHRNADPDAISSAFALSEAIGGKVGLVDGCNRVASLLVDKLEIDVVEDPNPEAYDLTVVVDTSTIAQLNDIELCHYGVIDHHATTALTENAAFYLHRNKTSVAEIVYDVLKCMGAPIMNRTAVGLMTGIVTDTGHFKHATSDTFRTFSNIIESSGVEYAEVLELMASTPQDVSMRIAMLKTANRAEIERVESWLVATSHVSSFGGSASSMLINIGADVAFVGTVKENSIRVSGRAKRDAVNAGVNLGQIMEDVSADYNGTGGGHAGAAGIDVVADMEEILWACKQKVIEVLRNKKNPSSL comes from the coding sequence CATCGCAATGCTGATCCCGATGCCATAAGCAGTGCCTTTGCTCTATCTGAAGCTATTGGGGGCAAAGTAGGGCTGGTTGATGGTTGTAATCGTGTTGCTTCTTTGCTGGTTGACAAACTTGAGATTGATGTTGTGGAAGACCCAAACCCCGAAGCCTACGATCTTACGGTTGTAGTAGATACTTCAACAATTGCACAGTTAAATGATATTGAATTATGTCACTATGGCGTGATTGATCACCACGCAACAACCGCTCTTACAGAAAATGCAGCATTTTATCTGCACCGCAATAAAACATCTGTTGCAGAAATAGTTTATGATGTACTGAAATGCATGGGTGCCCCTATTATGAACCGTACCGCTGTGGGGCTCATGACAGGGATTGTGACCGATACCGGACATTTCAAACATGCAACTAGTGATACGTTCCGTACATTTTCTAATATCATTGAAAGTAGTGGTGTTGAATATGCGGAAGTACTGGAGCTGATGGCTTCCACTCCACAGGATGTTTCTATGCGTATTGCCATGCTGAAGACGGCCAATCGTGCGGAAATTGAAAGAGTGGAAAGCTGGCTTGTGGCTACTTCACATGTAAGCTCCTTTGGAGGTTCTGCCTCTTCAATGCTGATCAATATAGGTGCTGATGTTGCATTTGTAGGTACGGTGAAAGAAAACTCTATTCGGGTTAGCGGAAGGGCAAAGCGAGATGCTGTAAATGCCGGAGTAAACCTGGGTCAGATTATGGAAGATGTGAGTGCTGATTACAATGGCACAGGTGGAGGGCATGCAGGTGCTGCGGGTATCGATGTAGTTGCCGATATGGAAGAGATACTTTGGGCCTGCAAACAAAAGGTTATTGAAGTTCTCCGGAACAAGAAGAATCCGTCTAGTTTATAA